A portion of the Phaenicophaeus curvirostris isolate KB17595 chromosome W, BPBGC_Pcur_1.0, whole genome shotgun sequence genome contains these proteins:
- the LOC138732921 gene encoding purpurin-like codes for MKYAQYVFLALLFSTIEYSLAQTCTVESFSVKDNFDPKRYAGKWYALAKKDPEGLFLQDNISAEYSVEEDGTMTASSKGRVKLFGFWVICADMAAQYTVPDPTTPAKMYMTYQGLASYLSSGGDNYWVIDTDYDNYAITYACRSLKEDGSCDDGYSLIFSRNSHGLPPAIQRILREKQEEICMSGQFQPVLQSGIFSYLNALE; via the exons ATGAAATATGCACAATATGTTTTCCTGGcattgctcttctccaccatcGAATATAGCCTAGCTCAGACCTGTACAGTGGAGTCTTTCTCTGTGAAAGACAATTTTGATCCAAAGAGG TATGCAGGGAAATGGTATGCCCTAGCCAAGAAGGATCCAGAAGGTCTTTTCCTTCAGGACAATATCTCTGCTGAATACAGTGTTGAGGAAGATGGCACAATGACAGCATCTTCCAAAGGTCGAGTGAAGCTTTTTGG GTTCTGGGTGATTTGTGCTGATATGGCTGCTCAGTACACAGTACCTGACCCAACCACTCCAGCAAAAATGTATATGACATACCAGGGCCTGGCTAGCTACCTGTCCAGCGGTG GAGACAACTACTGGGTGATTGACACTGACTATGATAACTATGCTATTACCTATGCCTGCCGTAGTCTGAAAGAGGACGGCTCCTGTGATGATGGCTACTCTCTGATCTTTTCACGCAACTCTCATGGCCTTCCCCCAGCCATTCAACGCATTTTGCGCGAGAAGCAAGAGGAAATCTGCATGTCTGGCCAGTTCCAGCCTGTGCTGCAGTCAGGTATTTTCAGTTACTTAAATGCGTTGGAGTGA